The Priestia megaterium NBRC 15308 = ATCC 14581 region GCCGGGGAGCACACGGTTCCTATTATAATAAATAGTCCCGACTCCGTTACATCAACTCTATCGACTAAACAGGCAAAAGTTCGTGTAACAGCGAAAAAACAATCAGGGACAAATGATGAGCAAACAGATAAAGAAACAAGTGGAAGCACGAGCGATAAAGAAACAAAGCCAGACACGGGAACTGGATCAGGAACAAATCCTGGGACGGGAAATTCAGGTGATTCAGGTGATTCAGCTGATAAACCAAGCGAAGAGACTGATACACCTGAAGACAATACAGATACACCAACAGATAGTACAGAAACTGGTGACGACAGTAGTAATAATCAAAGTGATGAAAATTCTACACCCGTAGATGGACAGACAGATAATACATCAGGAAACTAAATGTTTTGACATGAAGGAGAGAAAATTAATGGGTAAGTATTTTGGAACAGACGGAGTACGAGGAGTTGCCAATAGTGAATTAACTCCTGAGCTTGCTTTTAAAATTGGACGCTTAGGTGGTTACGTTCTAACAAAAGATTCAGAGCGACCAAAAGTATTAATCGGACGCGATACACGCGTTTCTGGTCATATGTTAGAAGGAGCGCTTGTTGCAGGATTGCTTTCAATTGGAGCAGAAGTTATGCGACTAGGTGTTATTTCAACTCCAGGGGTAGCGTATTTAACAAAAGCACTTGGCGCACAAGCAGGAGTCATGATTTCTGCTTCGCATAACCCAGTTCAAGATAACGGAATTAAATTCTTTGGTCCAGATGGATTTAAACTTTCAGATGCCCAAGAGAATGAAATTGAAGCGTTAATGGATAGTGAAACAGATCAATTACCAAGACCTGTTGGGGGAGACTTAGGTCAGGTAAATGACTATTTCGAAGGTGGACAAAAATATCTTCAATACTTAAAACAAACGGTTGATGAAGACTTCTCAGGTATTCATGTGGCATTAGACTGTGCGCACGGGGCAACGTCATCGTTAGCAGCACATTTATTTGCAGATCTAGATGCAGATATCTCTACAATGGGGGCATCTCCAAACGGATTAAACATCAATGACGGTGTAGGATCTACACATCCGGAAGCATTAAGTGCCTTCTTAAAAGAAAAAGGAGCGGATGTTGGATTAGCATTTGATGGAGACGGAGATCGTTTAATCGCAATCGACGAAAAAGGCGAGATTGTAGACGGTGATCAAATTATGTTCATTTGTGCAAAATACTTATATGAACAAGGACGTTTAAAGAAAAACACGCTTGTTTCTACCGTTATGAGTAACTTAGGCTTCTATAAAGCACTAGAAGCTAGTGGGATTGAAAGTGCACAAACTGGTGTAGGAGACCGTTATGTAGTAGAAGAAATGAAAGCTAATCAATATAACCTAGGTGGAGAACAGTCAGGTCATATTATTTTCTTAGATTACAACACAACAGGTGACGGTATGCTTTCAGCTATTCAGCTTGTAAACATTATGCAAGCAACGAAAAAGCCTTTATCAGAATTAGCAGCTGAAATGAAGAAATATCCTCAGCTTCTTGTAAATGTAAAAGTAACAGATAAGCATCATGTTACAGATAACGAGAAGGTAAAAGTAGTTATTGAAGAAGTGGAAAAAGAAATGAACGGTAATGGCCGAGTACTTGTACGCCCTTCAGGAACAGAGCCGTTAGTACGTGTGATGGTTGAAGCACAAACACAAGAAGAATGTGAAACTTATGTAACGCGTATCGTAGAAGTAGTAAAAGAAGAAATGGGCTTAGAGTAATTCATTAATTATATGCATAAGCGGTGACGTTTCAAGCTGCTTATGCATATTTTTATATTGTTGAGAAAAATTCTTGGAAATTATCTAATGCTAAAGGCTGTTTTTACAGATAGTAAAGAAGATAATTGACGTTTTCTCACTTCTTATTGTAATATTAAATCTGTTCGTCTCTTAATTTATGTAAAGGAGTGAACAATCTAGTTTAAAAGTGAATACAAAGCGCCTGAACTAAGTAAAGGGACGGAAACGACTTAGTTGACGAGGAGGAGGTTTATCGAAGTATCGGCGGATGCCTCCCGGTTGTTGATTATCACGGCCGAAAACTTGATGTGAAAAACAATGAGGTGACTTATTGGACAAAAGCATTGAGATGATAATCATTGATGATGAAAAGAGACTCTCTTTTCATACATGAAGGAGGATTTTATCTATGTGCGGAATTGTAGGATATATTGGAACAGAAGATTCGAAAGAAATTTTATTACGTGG contains the following coding sequences:
- the glmM gene encoding phosphoglucosamine mutase, with translation MGKYFGTDGVRGVANSELTPELAFKIGRLGGYVLTKDSERPKVLIGRDTRVSGHMLEGALVAGLLSIGAEVMRLGVISTPGVAYLTKALGAQAGVMISASHNPVQDNGIKFFGPDGFKLSDAQENEIEALMDSETDQLPRPVGGDLGQVNDYFEGGQKYLQYLKQTVDEDFSGIHVALDCAHGATSSLAAHLFADLDADISTMGASPNGLNINDGVGSTHPEALSAFLKEKGADVGLAFDGDGDRLIAIDEKGEIVDGDQIMFICAKYLYEQGRLKKNTLVSTVMSNLGFYKALEASGIESAQTGVGDRYVVEEMKANQYNLGGEQSGHIIFLDYNTTGDGMLSAIQLVNIMQATKKPLSELAAEMKKYPQLLVNVKVTDKHHVTDNEKVKVVIEEVEKEMNGNGRVLVRPSGTEPLVRVMVEAQTQEECETYVTRIVEVVKEEMGLE